In the genome of Drosophila yakuba strain Tai18E2 chromosome 3R, Prin_Dyak_Tai18E2_2.1, whole genome shotgun sequence, one region contains:
- the LOC6537838 gene encoding scaffold protein salvador isoform X1: MNYLTILLCNRKPTMLSRRNKEKSQHKEGVVGKYMKKDTPPEIPVINVWTSDQRAKKKSLQRCASTSPSCEFHPRSSSTSRNTYSCTDSQPDYYHARRAQSQMPLQQHSHTHPHSLPHPAHPHVRSHPPLPPHQFRASSNQLSQSSSNYVNIEQIERMRRQQSSPLLQTTSSPAPGAGAFQRSYSTTQRQHHPHLGGESYDADQGLLSASYANMLQLPQRPHSPAHYAVPPQQQQHPQLHQQHASTPFGSTLRFDRAAMSIRERQPRYQPTSSPMQQQQQQQQLQHTQLAPHLGGSYSSDSYPIYENPYRVNSMRATQSQRSESPIYSNTTASSATLAVVPQHHHQGHLTVPSGSGGGSLSGSGRGGSSGSVRGASTSVQSLYAPPRTPPSAVGGAGGSANGSLQKVPSQQSLTEPEELPLPPGWATQYTLHGRKYYIDHNAHTTHWNHPLEREGLPVGWRRVVSKMHGTYYENQYTGQCQRQHPCLTSYYVYTTSAEPPKAIRPEASLYAPPTHTHNALVPANPYLLEEIPKWLAVYSEADSSKDHLLQFNMFSLPELEGFDSMLVRLFKQELGTIVGFYERYRRALILEKNRRAGQNQNQNQ; encoded by the exons ATGAACTATCTAACGATCCTGCTGTGCAACCGAAAACCGACGATGCTCTCGCGCCGGAACAAGGAGAAGTCCCAGCACAAGGAGGGCGTGGTGGGGAAGTACATGAAGAAGGACACCCCACCGGAGATTCCGGTGATCAATGTGTGGACGAGCGATCAGCGTGCCAAGAAGAAGTCGCTGCAGCGCTGTGCCAGCACCTCGCCCAGCTGCGAGTTCCATCCGCGCAGCTCGAGCACCAGTCGGAACACCTACTCCTGCACGGACTCCCAGCCGGACTACTATCATGCGCGACGGGCCCAGAGCCAGATGCCCCTGCAACAGCACTCCCACACGCATCCCCACTCCCTGCCCCATCCCGCCCATCCGCATGTGCGTAGTCATCCACCCCTGCCGCCCCACCAGTTCCGGGCCAGCAGTAACCAGTTGAgtcaaagcagcagcaactacgTGAACATCGAGCAGATCGAGCGGATGCGTCGGCAGCAATCGTCGCCTTTGCTGCAGACCACATCATCACCGGCGCCGGGAGCCGGTGCGTTCCAGCGCAGCTACTCCACCACCCAGAGGCAGCATCATCCACATTTGGGTGGTGAGAGCTACGATGCAGATCAGGGCCTGCTCAGCGCCTCGTACGCCAACATGCTGCAACTGCCCCAGCGGCCGCACTCGCCCGCCCACTACGCCGTCccgccacagcagcagcagcatccccagctccaccagcagcacgCCTCAACGCCGTTTGGCTCCACCCTGCGATTTGATCGTGCTGCCATGTCCATCAGGGAGCGACAGCCCAGGTACCAGCCCACTAG CTCTccaatgcagcagcaacaacagcagcagcaactgcagcacacGCAACTGGCACCTCACCTGGGCGGCAGCTACTCCAGCGATTCGTACCCGATCTACGAGAATCCGTACCGTGTCAACTCGATGCGCGCCACTCAGTCGCAGCGATCGGAGTCGCCCATATACAGCAACACGACGGCCTCGTCGGCCACGCTGGCCGTGGTTCCACAGCATCACCATCAGGGTCACCTGACGGTGCCATCTGGAAGCGGGGGTGGGTCCCTGAGCGGCAGCGGTCGTGGCGGTAGCTCTGGCAGTGTTCGCGGCGCCTCTACCTCAGTGCAATCTCTGTACGCCCCACCACGAACTCCGCCCAGTGCCGTTGGCGGAGCGGGAGGCAGTGCCAATGGATCACTGCAGAAGGTACCATCACAGCAGTCGCTCACAGAGCCCGAAGAGCTGCCACTGCCGCCCGGTTGGGCCACTCAGTACACGCTTCATGGGCGAAAATACTACATCGATCACAATGCGCATACCACGCACTGGAACCATCCACTGGAGCGGGAGGGTCTGCCGGTGGGCTGGCGGCGGGTGGTGTCCAAAATGCACGGCACCTACTACGAGAACCAGTACACCGGGCAGTGCCAGCGTCAGCATCCGTGTTTGACATCCTACTACGTGTATACGACGTCCGCGGAGCCACCGAAAGCGATTCGACCAGAGGCGTCGCTTTATGCTCCACCCACGCACACTCACAATGCTCTGGTGCCGGCAAATCCCTATCTGCTCGAGGAGATCCCCAAGTGGCTGGCCGTCTACTCCGAGGCGGACTCCTCCAAGGACCACCTGCTGCAGTTCAACATGTTCAGCCTGCCGGAACTGGAGGGCTTCGACAGCATGCTGGTGCGGCTATTCAAGCAGGAACTGGGCACCATCGTGGGATTCTACGAGCGCTACCG TCGCGCTTTGATACTCGAGAAGAATCGACGTGCCggccagaaccagaaccaaaacCAGTGA
- the LOC6537834 gene encoding cellular tumor antigen p53 isoform X2, with amino-acid sequence MYISQPMSWHKVSTDSEDDVQVANEASLGSADSTVEDMKEDIEQTVAVSGSELTTEPMAFLQGLNSGNLMQFSQQSVLREMMLQDIQSQTNTLPKLENHNIGGYSFSMVLDEPPKSHWMYSVPLNKLYIRMNKTFNVDVQFKAKMPIQPLNLRVFLCFSKDVSGPVLRCQNHLSVEPLTAHNAKVRDSLLRSENPNSVYCGTAQGKGVSERFSVIIPLNMSRSGNRTGHVRQTLAFKFVCQNSCIGRKETSLVFCLEKACGDIVGQQVMDVKICTCPKRDRNQDERQLNGKKRKSVADDTDDAEPYVKPSKVRRRSAIKMEETESNDSRDCDDSALEWNVSRTQDGEYRLAITCPKKEWLLQSIEGMIKEAAAEVFRNPNQENLRRHANKLLSLKKSAFELP; translated from the exons ATGTATATATCACAGCCAATGTCGTGGCACAAAGTCAG CACCGATTCCGAGGATGACGTTCAGGTGGCCAACGAAGCCTCCTTGGGATCGGCCGACTCCACAGTGGAGGATATGAAGGAGGACATTGAACAAACGGTGGCGGTATCGGGATCGGAATT GACCACGGAGCCCATGGCCTTTTTGCAGGGATTAAAC TCCGGGAATCTGATGCAGTTCAGCCAG CAATCCGTGCTGCGCGAGATGATGCTGCAGGACATCCAGAGCCAGACGAACACGCTGCCCAAACTGGAGAATCACAACATCGGAGGCTATAGCTTTAGCATGGTTCTGGATGAGCCGCCCAAGTCCCACTGGATGTACTCGGTTCCGCTGAACAAACTCTACATCCGGATGAACAAGACCTTCAACGTGGACGTACAGTTCAAGGCTAAGATGCCCATTCAGCCACTTAATCTGCGCGTATTCCTTTGTTTCTCGAAGGATGTCAGTGGCCCTGTGTTGCGCTGCCAAAATCACCTGAGTGTTGAGCCTT TGACTGCCCATAACGCAAAAGTCCGCGACAGCTTGCTGCGCAGCGAGAATCCCAACAGTGTCTATTGCGGAACTGCCCAGGGCAAGGGCGTTTCCGAGCGCTTTTCCGTGATAATTCCTTTAAACATGAGTCGCTCTGGAAACCGCACTGGGCACGTGCGCCAAACCTTGGCCTTcaagtttgtttgccaaaatTCGTGTATTGGGCGAAAAGAAACTTCCTTAGTTTTCTGCCTGGAGAAAGCATG CGGCGATATCGTGGGACAGCAGGTTATGGATGTTAAAATTTGTACGTGCCCCAAACGTGATCGCAACCAAGACGAACGCCAGCTCAATGGCAAGAAGCGCAAGTCCGTAGCGGACGACACCGATGACGCTGAGCCGTACGTAAAGCCGTCGAAAGTTCGTCGGCGTAGTGCTATAAAGATGGAGGAGACCGAGAGCAATGACAGCCGCGACTGCGACGACTCCGCCCTAGAATGGAACGTGTCGCGGACACAGGATGGCGAGTACCGTTTGGCCATTACGTGCCCCAAAAAGGAATGGCTGCTGCAGAGCATCGAGGGCATGATTAAGGAGGCGGCGGCTGAAGTGTTCCGCAATCCCAACCAAGAAAATCTGCGTCGCCATGCCAACAAATTGCTGAGCCTGAAGA AAAGTGCCTTTGAGCTGCCATGA
- the LOC6537838 gene encoding scaffold protein salvador isoform X2 produces the protein MNYLTILLCNRKPTMLSRRNKEKSQHKEGVVGKYMKKDTPPEIPVINVWTSDQRAKKKSLQRCASTSPSCEFHPRSSSTSRNTYSCTDSQPDYYHARRAQSQMPLQQHSHTHPHSLPHPAHPHVRSHPPLPPHQFRASSNQLSQSSSNYVNIEQIERMRRQQSSPLLQTTSSPAPGAGAFQRSYSTTQRQHHPHLGGESYDADQGLLSASYANMLQLPQRPHSPAHYAVPPQQQQHPQLHQQHASTPFGSTLRFDRAAMSIRERQPSSPMQQQQQQQQLQHTQLAPHLGGSYSSDSYPIYENPYRVNSMRATQSQRSESPIYSNTTASSATLAVVPQHHHQGHLTVPSGSGGGSLSGSGRGGSSGSVRGASTSVQSLYAPPRTPPSAVGGAGGSANGSLQKVPSQQSLTEPEELPLPPGWATQYTLHGRKYYIDHNAHTTHWNHPLEREGLPVGWRRVVSKMHGTYYENQYTGQCQRQHPCLTSYYVYTTSAEPPKAIRPEASLYAPPTHTHNALVPANPYLLEEIPKWLAVYSEADSSKDHLLQFNMFSLPELEGFDSMLVRLFKQELGTIVGFYERYRRALILEKNRRAGQNQNQNQ, from the exons ATGAACTATCTAACGATCCTGCTGTGCAACCGAAAACCGACGATGCTCTCGCGCCGGAACAAGGAGAAGTCCCAGCACAAGGAGGGCGTGGTGGGGAAGTACATGAAGAAGGACACCCCACCGGAGATTCCGGTGATCAATGTGTGGACGAGCGATCAGCGTGCCAAGAAGAAGTCGCTGCAGCGCTGTGCCAGCACCTCGCCCAGCTGCGAGTTCCATCCGCGCAGCTCGAGCACCAGTCGGAACACCTACTCCTGCACGGACTCCCAGCCGGACTACTATCATGCGCGACGGGCCCAGAGCCAGATGCCCCTGCAACAGCACTCCCACACGCATCCCCACTCCCTGCCCCATCCCGCCCATCCGCATGTGCGTAGTCATCCACCCCTGCCGCCCCACCAGTTCCGGGCCAGCAGTAACCAGTTGAgtcaaagcagcagcaactacgTGAACATCGAGCAGATCGAGCGGATGCGTCGGCAGCAATCGTCGCCTTTGCTGCAGACCACATCATCACCGGCGCCGGGAGCCGGTGCGTTCCAGCGCAGCTACTCCACCACCCAGAGGCAGCATCATCCACATTTGGGTGGTGAGAGCTACGATGCAGATCAGGGCCTGCTCAGCGCCTCGTACGCCAACATGCTGCAACTGCCCCAGCGGCCGCACTCGCCCGCCCACTACGCCGTCccgccacagcagcagcagcatccccagctccaccagcagcacgCCTCAACGCCGTTTGGCTCCACCCTGCGATTTGATCGTGCTGCCATGTCCATCAGGGAGCGACAGCCCAG CTCTccaatgcagcagcaacaacagcagcagcaactgcagcacacGCAACTGGCACCTCACCTGGGCGGCAGCTACTCCAGCGATTCGTACCCGATCTACGAGAATCCGTACCGTGTCAACTCGATGCGCGCCACTCAGTCGCAGCGATCGGAGTCGCCCATATACAGCAACACGACGGCCTCGTCGGCCACGCTGGCCGTGGTTCCACAGCATCACCATCAGGGTCACCTGACGGTGCCATCTGGAAGCGGGGGTGGGTCCCTGAGCGGCAGCGGTCGTGGCGGTAGCTCTGGCAGTGTTCGCGGCGCCTCTACCTCAGTGCAATCTCTGTACGCCCCACCACGAACTCCGCCCAGTGCCGTTGGCGGAGCGGGAGGCAGTGCCAATGGATCACTGCAGAAGGTACCATCACAGCAGTCGCTCACAGAGCCCGAAGAGCTGCCACTGCCGCCCGGTTGGGCCACTCAGTACACGCTTCATGGGCGAAAATACTACATCGATCACAATGCGCATACCACGCACTGGAACCATCCACTGGAGCGGGAGGGTCTGCCGGTGGGCTGGCGGCGGGTGGTGTCCAAAATGCACGGCACCTACTACGAGAACCAGTACACCGGGCAGTGCCAGCGTCAGCATCCGTGTTTGACATCCTACTACGTGTATACGACGTCCGCGGAGCCACCGAAAGCGATTCGACCAGAGGCGTCGCTTTATGCTCCACCCACGCACACTCACAATGCTCTGGTGCCGGCAAATCCCTATCTGCTCGAGGAGATCCCCAAGTGGCTGGCCGTCTACTCCGAGGCGGACTCCTCCAAGGACCACCTGCTGCAGTTCAACATGTTCAGCCTGCCGGAACTGGAGGGCTTCGACAGCATGCTGGTGCGGCTATTCAAGCAGGAACTGGGCACCATCGTGGGATTCTACGAGCGCTACCG TCGCGCTTTGATACTCGAGAAGAATCGACGTGCCggccagaaccagaaccaaaacCAGTGA
- the LOC6537835 gene encoding LOW QUALITY PROTEIN: putative gustatory receptor 94a (The sequence of the model RefSeq protein was modified relative to this genomic sequence to represent the inferred CDS: inserted 1 base in 1 codon), with product MDFTSDYAHRRMVKFLTITLIVFMTAFGLLANRYRPGRRERFRFSKAYLAFASLWTIAFSFIYGREIYKDYQQGQINLKDATTLYSYMNIIVAVINYVTQMIISDHVAKMMSRVPFFDTLKTLRLDSRSLYKSIALALVKTLVFPLTIEVALILQQRRQHPEISLIWTLYRLFPLIISNLLNNCYFGAMVVVKEMLYALNRRLEXQLQEVNLLQRKDQLKLYTKYYRMQRFCALADELDQLAYRYRLIYVHSGKYLSPMSLSIILSLVCNLLGITVGFYSLYYAIADTFIMGKPYDGLGSLINLVFLSISLAEITLLSHLCNHLLVATRKSAVILQEMNLQFADCRYRQAVHNFTMLVTVTKYQIKPLGLYELDMRLISNVFSAVASFLLILVQADLYQRFKMY from the exons ATGGACTTCACTAGCGATTACGCGCATCGGCGTATGGTGAAATTCCTGACGATCACGCTGATTGTTTTTATGACCGCCTTTGGACTCCTGGCCAATCGATATCGCCCGGGCCGTCGTGAGAGATTCCGCTTCTCAAAGGCCTATCTGGCCTTCGCTTCGCTGTGGACAATTGCATTCAGCTTCATTTACGGACGGGAGATCTACAAGGACTACCAGCAGGGCCAGATCAACCTGAAGGACGCCACCACCTTGTACAGCTATATGAACATCATAGTGGCTGTTATTAACTATGTGACACAGATGATAATCAGTGACCATGTGGCCAAAATGATGAGCAGAGTGCCCTTCTTTGACACCCTAAAAACACTACGTCTTGACAGCAGGTCGCTGTACAAATCCATAGCTTTGGCCCTGGTCAAGACTCTTGTTTTTCCCCTGACAATTGAAGTGGCTCTTATACTGCAACAGAGGCGGCAACATCCCGAGATCAGCTTGATCTGGACCTTGTACCGGTTGTTTCCATTGATTATTTCCAATCTTCTGAACAACTGCTACTTTGGGGCAATGGTGGTGGTGAAGGAGATGCTGTACGCTCTGAACAGACGACTGG CACAGCTGCAGGAGGTGAATTTGCTGCAGAGGAAGGACCAGCTTAAGTTGTACACTAAATACTATCGCATGCAGCGATTTTGCGCCTTGGCGGATGAACTGGACCAGCTGGCTTATCGCTATAGATTAATATATGTGCACTCCGGAAAGTATCTGTCTCCAATGTCCTTGTCCATTATTCTGTCACTCGTCTGCAACCTGCTCGGTATAACGGTGGGCTTCTACAGTCTGTACTACGCCATAGCGGACACCTTCATCATGGGCAAGCCGTACGATGGACTTGGATCGCTGATCAATCTGGTTTTCCTGTCCATCTCGTTGGCGGAGATCACATTGCTCTCGCATTTGTGCAACCACCTGTTGGTGGCCACCCGAAAATCGGCAGTTATCCTCCAGGAGATGAATCTGCAGTTTGCTGACTGTCGCTATCGTCAGGCAGTCCATAACTTCACCATGTTGGTCACGGTGACCAAGTACCAGATTAAGCCCTTGGGCTTGTACGAACTGGACATGCGACTGATCAGCAATGTCTTCTCGGCCGTGGCCAGTTTTCTGCTGATCCTCGTGCAGGCCGATCTGTACCAGCGCTTCAAGATGTACTAA
- the LOC6537837 gene encoding cystinosin homolog yields MNKKTSHETRMDLTLLLLLATVSLGNAQTSLLTVDSHDITVLLNTSETFVVFANGLLASDVPVTLGTDSEDYLLIDPASFVYPAGSTGNQSVVITGLRAGNVKVVADSDDAHKEIVKDVFVRVTVAKSRALIYTSIVFGWIYFVAWSVSFYPQIWSNYRRKSVEGLNFDFLALNIVGFTLYSMFNCGLYFIEDLQNEYEQRYPLGVNPVMLNDVVFSLHAMFATCITILQCFFYQRAQQRVSFIAYGILAIFAVVVVVSAGLAGGSVIHWLDFLYYCSYVKLTITIIKYVPQALMNYRRKSTSGWSIGNILLDFTGGTLSMLQMILNAHNYDDWVSLFGDPTKFGLGLFSVLFDIFFMLQHYVFYRHSRESSSSDLTTVTEVQNRSNESPSDVTAEKY; encoded by the exons ATGAATAAGAAGACGTCCCACGAAACCAGAATGGACCTCACTTTGCTGCTTCTCCTGGCCACAG TTTCCCTGGGAAATGCCCAAACCAGTCTGCTCACCGTCGATTCCCATGACATCACCGTTCTGCTGAACACCAGCGAGACTTTTGTGGTGTTCGCCAA CGGATTGCTGGCCAGTGACGTCCCAGTTACGCTGGGAACGGATTCGGAGGATTACTTGCTCATCGATCCCGCGTCTTTCGTGTATCCAGCGGGCAGTACGGGGAATCAGTCGGTGGTGATAACTGGTCTTAGAGCAGGCAATGTAAAAGTGGTCGCCGATAGCGATGATGCCCACAAAGAAAT TGTAAAGGATGTGTTTGTTCGCGTGACTGTGGCCAAATCGAGAGCTTTGATATACACCTCCATCGTTTTCGGCTGGATTTACTTCGTGGCCTGGTCGGTGTCCTTCTATCCGCAGATCTGGAGCAACTATCGCCGCAAGTCCGTCGAGGGCCTGAACTTTGACTTCCTGGCCCTCAACATAGTGGGCTTCACCCTGTACAGCATGTTCAACTGCGGCCTCTACTTCATCGAGGATCTGCAGAACGAGTACGAACAGCGATATCCGCTGGGCGTGAATCCTGTGATGCTCAACGATGTGGTGTTCTCATTGCACGCCATGTTTGCCACCTGCATTACGATCCTGCAGTGCTTTTTCTATCAG AGGGCACAGCAAAGGGTGTCGTTCATTGCCTACGGAATCCTGGCCATCTTCGCCGTAGTCGTCGTCGTGTCCGCCGGTTTGGCCGGAGGCTCCGTCATCCACTGGCTGGACTTTCTGTACTACTGCAGCTACGTGAAGCTGACCATCACCATTATCAAGTATGTGCCGCAGGCTCTGATGAACTATCGCCGGAAGAGCACCTCCGGCTGGAGCATTGGTAACATCCTGCTGGATTTCACGGGAGGAACTCTGAGCATGCTGCAGATGATCCTGAATGCCCATAATTACG ATGACTGGGTGTCCCTCTTCGGTGATCCCACCAAGTTCGGACTGGGTCTGTTCTCGGTGCTCTTCGACATTTTCTTCATGTTGCAGCACTACGTGTTCTACAG GCATTCGAGGGAATCCTCGAGCTCTGACCTCACCACTGTGACGGAGGTTCAAAATCGATCAAATGAGTCGCCGAGCGATGTGACGGCTGAGAAATATTAA
- the LOC6537834 gene encoding cellular tumor antigen p53 isoform X1: MSLQRSSSFSLTFNQNTSIVSRTNSRTIFGAYGEFLDLWDVGNEIFAEPTARFSNSGGSNMPPSFGANGDPNQMMHGEQASGECNMAQLTNNLENSGNNNSDANNNSNACNKFICHKGTDSEDDVQVANEASLGSADSTVEDMKEDIEQTVAVSGSELTTEPMAFLQGLNSGNLMQFSQQSVLREMMLQDIQSQTNTLPKLENHNIGGYSFSMVLDEPPKSHWMYSVPLNKLYIRMNKTFNVDVQFKAKMPIQPLNLRVFLCFSKDVSGPVLRCQNHLSVEPLTAHNAKVRDSLLRSENPNSVYCGTAQGKGVSERFSVIIPLNMSRSGNRTGHVRQTLAFKFVCQNSCIGRKETSLVFCLEKACGDIVGQQVMDVKICTCPKRDRNQDERQLNGKKRKSVADDTDDAEPYVKPSKVRRRSAIKMEETESNDSRDCDDSALEWNVSRTQDGEYRLAITCPKKEWLLQSIEGMIKEAAAEVFRNPNQENLRRHANKLLSLKKSAFELP, translated from the exons ATGAGTCTCCAAAGGTCCTCGTCGTTTAGCTTGACTTTTAACCA AAACACTTCGATTGTTTCGCGTACCAATAGTCGCACAATTTTTGGAGCTTACGGGGAGTTTCTGGATTTGTGGGATGTCGGGAACGAAATCTTCGCAGAGCCAACAGCTCGATTCTCCAACAGCGGAGGTTCCAACATGCCGCCCAGTTTCGGGGCCAACGGGGATCCCAACCAGATGATGCATGGGGAGCAAGCCTCTGGAGAATGCAACATGGCGCAGCTTACTAACAATCTGGAAAACTCAGGCAACAATAATTCCGATGCCAATAATAATTCGAATGCATGCAACAAATTCATCTGCCACAAGGG CACCGATTCCGAGGATGACGTTCAGGTGGCCAACGAAGCCTCCTTGGGATCGGCCGACTCCACAGTGGAGGATATGAAGGAGGACATTGAACAAACGGTGGCGGTATCGGGATCGGAATT GACCACGGAGCCCATGGCCTTTTTGCAGGGATTAAAC TCCGGGAATCTGATGCAGTTCAGCCAG CAATCCGTGCTGCGCGAGATGATGCTGCAGGACATCCAGAGCCAGACGAACACGCTGCCCAAACTGGAGAATCACAACATCGGAGGCTATAGCTTTAGCATGGTTCTGGATGAGCCGCCCAAGTCCCACTGGATGTACTCGGTTCCGCTGAACAAACTCTACATCCGGATGAACAAGACCTTCAACGTGGACGTACAGTTCAAGGCTAAGATGCCCATTCAGCCACTTAATCTGCGCGTATTCCTTTGTTTCTCGAAGGATGTCAGTGGCCCTGTGTTGCGCTGCCAAAATCACCTGAGTGTTGAGCCTT TGACTGCCCATAACGCAAAAGTCCGCGACAGCTTGCTGCGCAGCGAGAATCCCAACAGTGTCTATTGCGGAACTGCCCAGGGCAAGGGCGTTTCCGAGCGCTTTTCCGTGATAATTCCTTTAAACATGAGTCGCTCTGGAAACCGCACTGGGCACGTGCGCCAAACCTTGGCCTTcaagtttgtttgccaaaatTCGTGTATTGGGCGAAAAGAAACTTCCTTAGTTTTCTGCCTGGAGAAAGCATG CGGCGATATCGTGGGACAGCAGGTTATGGATGTTAAAATTTGTACGTGCCCCAAACGTGATCGCAACCAAGACGAACGCCAGCTCAATGGCAAGAAGCGCAAGTCCGTAGCGGACGACACCGATGACGCTGAGCCGTACGTAAAGCCGTCGAAAGTTCGTCGGCGTAGTGCTATAAAGATGGAGGAGACCGAGAGCAATGACAGCCGCGACTGCGACGACTCCGCCCTAGAATGGAACGTGTCGCGGACACAGGATGGCGAGTACCGTTTGGCCATTACGTGCCCCAAAAAGGAATGGCTGCTGCAGAGCATCGAGGGCATGATTAAGGAGGCGGCGGCTGAAGTGTTCCGCAATCCCAACCAAGAAAATCTGCGTCGCCATGCCAACAAATTGCTGAGCCTGAAGA AAAGTGCCTTTGAGCTGCCATGA
- the LOC6537834 gene encoding tumor protein 63 isoform X3, which yields MKLYQLYERKQSVLREMMLQDIQSQTNTLPKLENHNIGGYSFSMVLDEPPKSHWMYSVPLNKLYIRMNKTFNVDVQFKAKMPIQPLNLRVFLCFSKDVSGPVLRCQNHLSVEPLTAHNAKVRDSLLRSENPNSVYCGTAQGKGVSERFSVIIPLNMSRSGNRTGHVRQTLAFKFVCQNSCIGRKETSLVFCLEKACGDIVGQQVMDVKICTCPKRDRNQDERQLNGKKRKSVADDTDDAEPYVKPSKVRRRSAIKMEETESNDSRDCDDSALEWNVSRTQDGEYRLAITCPKKEWLLQSIEGMIKEAAAEVFRNPNQENLRRHANKLLSLKKSAFELP from the exons ATGAAGCTCTATCAGCTCTATGAGCGCAAA CAATCCGTGCTGCGCGAGATGATGCTGCAGGACATCCAGAGCCAGACGAACACGCTGCCCAAACTGGAGAATCACAACATCGGAGGCTATAGCTTTAGCATGGTTCTGGATGAGCCGCCCAAGTCCCACTGGATGTACTCGGTTCCGCTGAACAAACTCTACATCCGGATGAACAAGACCTTCAACGTGGACGTACAGTTCAAGGCTAAGATGCCCATTCAGCCACTTAATCTGCGCGTATTCCTTTGTTTCTCGAAGGATGTCAGTGGCCCTGTGTTGCGCTGCCAAAATCACCTGAGTGTTGAGCCTT TGACTGCCCATAACGCAAAAGTCCGCGACAGCTTGCTGCGCAGCGAGAATCCCAACAGTGTCTATTGCGGAACTGCCCAGGGCAAGGGCGTTTCCGAGCGCTTTTCCGTGATAATTCCTTTAAACATGAGTCGCTCTGGAAACCGCACTGGGCACGTGCGCCAAACCTTGGCCTTcaagtttgtttgccaaaatTCGTGTATTGGGCGAAAAGAAACTTCCTTAGTTTTCTGCCTGGAGAAAGCATG CGGCGATATCGTGGGACAGCAGGTTATGGATGTTAAAATTTGTACGTGCCCCAAACGTGATCGCAACCAAGACGAACGCCAGCTCAATGGCAAGAAGCGCAAGTCCGTAGCGGACGACACCGATGACGCTGAGCCGTACGTAAAGCCGTCGAAAGTTCGTCGGCGTAGTGCTATAAAGATGGAGGAGACCGAGAGCAATGACAGCCGCGACTGCGACGACTCCGCCCTAGAATGGAACGTGTCGCGGACACAGGATGGCGAGTACCGTTTGGCCATTACGTGCCCCAAAAAGGAATGGCTGCTGCAGAGCATCGAGGGCATGATTAAGGAGGCGGCGGCTGAAGTGTTCCGCAATCCCAACCAAGAAAATCTGCGTCGCCATGCCAACAAATTGCTGAGCCTGAAGA AAAGTGCCTTTGAGCTGCCATGA